In one window of Panthera uncia isolate 11264 chromosome F2, Puncia_PCG_1.0, whole genome shotgun sequence DNA:
- the MYC gene encoding myc proto-oncogene protein: MPLNVSFANRNYDLDYDSVQPYFYCDEEENFYQQQQQSELQPPAPSEDIWKKFELLPTPPLSPSRRSGLCSPSYVAFASFSPRGDDDGGGGSFSTADQLEMVTELLGGDMVNQSFICDPDDETFIKNIIIQDCMWSGFSAAAKLVSEKLASYQAARKDSGSPSPARGPGGCPTSSLYLQDLSAAASECIDPSVVFPYPLNDSSSPKPCASPDSAAFSPSSDSLLSSAESSPRASPEPLALHEETPPTTSSDSEEEQEEEEEIDVVSVEKRQPPAKRSESGSPSAGGHSKPPHSPLVLKRCHVPTHQHNYAAPPSTRKDYPAAKRAKLDSGRVLKQISNNRKCISPRSSDTEENDKRRTHNVLERQRRNELKRSFFALRDQIPELENNEKAPKVVILKKATAYILSVQAGEQKLISEKDLLRKRREQLKHKLEQLRNSCA, encoded by the exons ATGCCCCTCAACGTCAGCTTCGCCAACAGGAACTATGACCTCGACTACGACTCGGTGCAGCCCTATTTCTACTGCGACGAGGAGGAGAACTTctaccagcagcagcagcagagcgAGCTGCAGCCGCCGGCGCCCAGCGAGGATATCTGGAAGAAATTCGAGCTGCTGCCCACCCCGCCGCTGTCCCCGAGCCGCCGCTCGGGGCTCTGCTCGCCCTCCTACGTCGCCTTCGCGTCCTTCTCCCCCCGGGGGGACGacgacggcggcggcggcagctTTTCCACGGCCGACCAGTTGGAGATGGTCACCGAGCTGCTGGGAGGAGACATGGTGAATCAGAGCTTCATCTGCGACCCGGACGACGAGACCTTCATCAAAAACATCATCATCCAGGACTGCATGTGGAGCGGCTTCTCGGCCGCCGCCAAGCTGGTCTCGGAGAAGCTGGCCTCCTACCAGGCTGCGCGCAAAGACAGCGGCAGCCCGAGCCCCGCCCGCGGGCCCGGCGGCTGCCCCACCTCCAGCTTGTACCTGCAGGACCTGAGCGCCGCCGCCTCCGAGTGCATCGACCCCTCCGTGGTCTTCCCCTACCCGCTCAACGACAGCAGCTCGCCCAAGCCCTGCGCCTCCCCCGACTCCGCCGCCTTCTCTCCGTCCTCGGACTCTCTGCTCTCCTCGGCGGAGTCCTCCCCGCGGGCCAGCCCCGAGCCCCTGGCGCTCCACGAGGAGACACCGCCCACCACCAGCAGCGACTCTG aggaagaacaagaggaagaagaagaaattgatgTCGTTTCTGTGGAGAAAAGGCAGCCCCCTGCCAAAAGGTCGGAATCGGGGTCACCCTCTGCCGGAGGTCACAGCAAACCTCCTCACAGCCCGCTGGTCCTTAAGAGATGCCACGTGCCCACCCATCAGCACAATTACGCAGCGCCCCCCTCCACTAGGAAGGACTACCCAGCCGCCAAGAGGGCTAAGTTGGACAGTGGCAGAGTCCTGAAACAGATCAGCAACAACCGCAAATGTATCAGCCCCAGGTCTTCGGACACGGAGGAGAACGACAAGAGGCGGACGCACAACGTCTTGGAACGCCAGAGGAGAAACGAGCTGAAACGGAGCTTTTTTGCCCTGCGCGACCAGATCCCAGAGTTGGAAAACAACGAAAAGGCCCCCAAGGTGGTTATCCTTAAAAAAGCCACCGCGTACATCCTGTCCGTCCAAGCAGGGGAGCAAAAGCTCATTTCGGAAAAGGACCTGTTGAGGAAGCGACGAGAACAGTTGAAACACAAACTTGAACAGCTAAGGAACTCTTGTGCATAA